A genomic region of Minwuia thermotolerans contains the following coding sequences:
- a CDS encoding 5-formyltetrahydrofolate cyclo-ligase — protein MNDDNERAGSVPCFAHMLVDGHPVDPEAARDVARFRRAERTRLLAERRKLSSRERRAMAGELMRRLDEHVAVEAGTRIAVYWPIRGEPDLRDWMASADAAGARVLLPVVAEKEAPLVFRRWRPGCAMAPGVWNIPAPVDGEAEMPDTVIVPLLGIDESGYRLGNGGGYYDRTLVRLRPMPKIVGVGHAFCRMKTIFPMPWDVPMDSVILTDGAVFHR, from the coding sequence ATGAACGACGACAATGAGCGTGCCGGATCGGTCCCGTGCTTCGCGCACATGCTGGTCGACGGTCACCCCGTGGATCCGGAAGCGGCGCGGGACGTCGCGCGTTTCAGGCGCGCCGAGCGTACGAGACTGCTGGCCGAGCGGCGGAAACTGTCCTCACGCGAGCGGCGCGCCATGGCCGGCGAACTCATGAGACGGCTCGACGAGCATGTCGCCGTGGAAGCTGGGACGCGCATCGCCGTCTACTGGCCGATCCGCGGCGAACCCGACCTGCGGGACTGGATGGCGTCCGCCGACGCTGCCGGCGCGCGCGTTCTGCTGCCGGTTGTGGCGGAGAAGGAAGCGCCGCTCGTCTTCCGCCGGTGGCGTCCCGGCTGCGCCATGGCGCCCGGAGTCTGGAACATACCGGCGCCCGTCGACGGCGAGGCCGAAATGCCTGACACGGTGATCGTGCCGCTCCTCGGGATCGACGAGTCGGGCTACCGGCTCGGCAATGGCGGCGGCTATTACGACCGGACGCTCGTGCGCCTGCGCCCGATGCCGAAGATCGTCGGCGTCGGTCATGCCTTCTGCCGGATGAAGACGATCTTCCCGATGCCCTGGGACGTGCCCATGGACAGCGTGATTCTGACGGACGGGGCGGTGTTTCACCGATAG
- the ectB gene encoding diaminobutyrate--2-oxoglutarate transaminase: protein MPNDMDQKTSVFARRESEARSYCRSIPSLFTEARGSELFDDEGNRYIDFLAGCSSLNYGHNDPDMKQALLDYIAGDGIAHGLDLHTEAKGAFLTAFEEHILKPRDMDHRVMFMGPTGANAVEAAMKIARKKTGRTNIVAFTRGFHGVTMGALAATGNGYHRGGAGMDKSGVTRMPYDGFADGVDSAALLEQMLTDPSGGIDAPAAIILETVQGEGGLNAASTEWIENVARIARDNGALLIIDDIQAGCGRTGTFFSFEKMDVQPDLVTMAKSISGFGLPMAMVLVRPEHDVFGPAEHNGTFRGNTHAFVTARVAIEKFWADDSFEKALEEKATRLTRALRKLAETVPGSRLKGRGLMQGLDVHSGELAGAICARAFELGLVVETSGSNDEVVKILAPLTTPAALFEEGFNMLEQAAADVTGGLQIAAE from the coding sequence ATGCCCAACGACATGGACCAGAAGACCTCTGTCTTTGCGCGCCGCGAAAGCGAAGCGCGCTCCTACTGCCGCTCCATCCCCTCGCTGTTCACCGAGGCCCGCGGCTCCGAACTGTTCGACGACGAAGGCAACCGCTATATCGATTTCCTGGCCGGCTGCTCGTCGCTGAACTACGGCCATAACGATCCCGACATGAAGCAGGCGCTGCTGGACTACATCGCCGGCGACGGCATCGCCCACGGCCTGGATCTTCACACCGAAGCCAAGGGCGCCTTCCTCACCGCCTTCGAGGAGCACATCCTGAAGCCGCGGGACATGGATCACCGGGTCATGTTCATGGGCCCGACCGGCGCCAACGCCGTCGAGGCGGCGATGAAGATCGCCCGCAAGAAGACGGGCCGCACCAACATCGTGGCCTTCACCCGCGGCTTCCACGGCGTGACCATGGGCGCGCTGGCCGCGACCGGCAACGGCTACCACCGCGGCGGCGCCGGGATGGACAAGTCAGGCGTCACCCGCATGCCGTACGACGGCTTTGCCGACGGCGTCGACAGCGCCGCGCTGCTGGAGCAGATGCTGACCGATCCGTCGGGCGGCATCGATGCCCCGGCGGCGATCATCCTGGAAACCGTCCAGGGCGAGGGCGGACTGAACGCCGCTTCGACCGAGTGGATCGAGAACGTGGCGCGGATCGCCCGCGACAACGGCGCGCTGCTGATCATCGACGACATCCAGGCGGGCTGCGGCCGCACCGGCACCTTCTTCTCCTTCGAGAAGATGGACGTGCAGCCGGACCTCGTGACCATGGCAAAGTCCATCTCCGGATTCGGGCTGCCCATGGCGATGGTTCTGGTCCGTCCCGAGCACGACGTCTTCGGCCCCGCGGAGCACAACGGCACCTTCCGCGGCAACACCCACGCCTTCGTCACCGCGCGCGTCGCGATCGAGAAGTTCTGGGCCGACGACAGCTTCGAGAAGGCTCTGGAAGAGAAGGCCACGCGCCTGACCCGGGCGCTGCGCAAGCTGGCCGAGACGGTGCCCGGCTCCCGCCTGAAGGGCCGCGGCCTGATGCAGGGGCTGGACGTCCATTCCGGCGAACTGGCCGGCGCGATCTGCGCCCGCGCCTTCGAGCTTGGCCTGGTGGTCGAGACCTCGGGCTCGAACGACGAGGTGGTCAAGATCCTGGCGCCCCTGACGACGCCGGCGGCGCTGTTCGAGGAAGGCTTCAACATGCTCGAGCAGGCGGCCGCGGACGTTACCGGCGGCCTTCAGATCGCAGCGGAGTAA
- a CDS encoding aspartate kinase has translation MPHTVEKIGGTSMSRLNELLEPLFLSGGDDPYGRVFVVSAFGGITNLLLEHKKTGEQGVYARFANADNDHGWHEALDRVAEAMRSAHREILSHAGDVERADEFVRDRIEGARNCLIDLHRLCAYGHFRLAEHMLQIRELLSGLGEAHSAFVTTLMLQRAGVNARRVDLTGWRDEGDMSLDERITSAMKGVDPMSEMPIVTGYAQCVDGLMKEFDRGYSEVTFSRIAALTGAREAIIHKEFHLSSADPNIVGQDAVRKLGRTNYDVADQLSNMGMEAIHPKAAKTLRQADVPLRVTNAFEPGDPGTLIDDQPAETAAVEIVTGLDIITLELFEQDMVGVKGYDAAILDVLKRHNVRIVSKVSNANTITHYLDSSLKTMRRVERDLQGLYPAASISARPMAMAAVIGRDLNGLSVLTRGLQAIAGADLEAVGASQGPRNVDVQFIFERDALQPAIKALHAAFIENQPTELRRAA, from the coding sequence ATGCCACATACAGTCGAAAAGATCGGCGGGACTTCCATGTCCCGCCTCAACGAATTGCTTGAACCGCTGTTCCTTTCGGGCGGCGACGATCCCTACGGCCGTGTCTTCGTGGTCTCCGCCTTCGGCGGCATCACCAACCTGCTGCTGGAGCACAAGAAGACCGGCGAGCAGGGCGTCTATGCGCGGTTCGCCAACGCCGACAACGACCATGGCTGGCACGAGGCTCTGGACCGGGTGGCCGAGGCGATGCGGTCGGCGCACCGGGAGATTCTTTCCCACGCAGGCGACGTCGAACGGGCCGACGAGTTCGTGCGCGACCGTATCGAAGGCGCACGCAACTGCCTGATCGACCTGCACCGGCTCTGCGCCTATGGCCATTTCCGGCTGGCGGAACACATGCTGCAGATCCGCGAACTGCTTTCCGGCCTGGGTGAGGCGCATTCGGCCTTCGTCACCACGCTGATGCTGCAGCGCGCCGGCGTGAACGCACGCCGCGTCGACCTGACCGGATGGCGCGACGAGGGCGACATGAGCCTTGATGAGCGGATCACCTCGGCGATGAAAGGCGTCGACCCGATGTCGGAGATGCCCATCGTCACCGGCTACGCGCAGTGCGTGGACGGCCTGATGAAGGAGTTCGACCGGGGATACTCGGAGGTCACGTTCTCCCGCATCGCCGCGCTCACCGGCGCGCGCGAGGCGATCATCCACAAGGAGTTCCACCTCTCCTCGGCCGACCCGAACATCGTCGGGCAGGACGCGGTGCGCAAGCTGGGCCGGACCAACTACGACGTGGCCGACCAGCTTTCCAACATGGGGATGGAAGCGATCCACCCGAAGGCGGCGAAGACGCTGCGCCAGGCGGACGTGCCGCTGCGCGTGACCAACGCCTTCGAACCGGGCGATCCGGGGACTCTGATCGACGATCAGCCGGCCGAGACCGCCGCAGTCGAGATCGTCACCGGCCTCGACATCATCACGCTCGAGCTGTTCGAGCAGGACATGGTCGGCGTCAAGGGCTACGACGCGGCGATCCTCGACGTGCTCAAGCGCCACAATGTCCGCATCGTCTCCAAGGTGTCGAACGCCAACACCATCACGCACTATCTGGACTCCTCGCTGAAGACCATGCGCCGCGTGGAGCGCGACCTTCAGGGGCTCTACCCCGCCGCCAGCATTTCGGCGCGGCCGATGGCGATGGCCGCGGTGATCGGGCGGGACCTGAACGGCCTGTCCGTGCTCACCCGGGGTCTGCAGGCGATCGCCGGCGCGGATCTGGAGGCGGTGGGCGCGAGCCAGGGCCCGCGCAATGTCGATGTCCAGTTCATCTTTGAACGCGACGCCCTGCAGCC
- a CDS encoding thiamine pyrophosphate-requiring protein, with amino-acid sequence MAKTVADFMLERLRDWGVERVYGYSGEGIGGILSAVERADGDGPDFIQPRHEEEAAFMACAHAKYTGEVGVCMSTSGPGAIHLLNGLYDAKLDHQPVVAIVGQQPRPALGGDFLQEVDLPALFKDVAHEYVHMCASPEQIRHLLDRAFRIAKGYRTVTALIVPVDVQEADAVEEPPRAHGTMHSGAGYTPGVVTPDQAQLERAAAVLNEGEKVAMFVGAGALGAGDEVMEIADILGAGVAKALLGRAAVGDDEPGVTGQSGLLGTKPSWELVRDCDTFFMIGSGFPYAQFLPKEGHARGVQIDIDPAMLSLRYPMEVNLQGDAGTTLRALKPLLQRKTDRKWRRKVEDNIDDWWKGAEKRAHQKADPVDPQLLFWELSSRLPDDVILSADSGTSTNWFARALKVRRGMKASLSGTLATMCPAVPYTSAAKFCYPDRPAIGFIGDGAMQMLGLNALITIARYWRQWEDPRTIICVLNNGDLNQVTWELRAQAKTPKVEETQDVPAFDYAHYAGTLGLKGIRIEKPEDIAPAWDSALAADRPVVIDALVDPTVPTLPSHITRSQAKSYVRALMKGDPEARAIIWHSLERGLTR; translated from the coding sequence ATGGCGAAGACCGTCGCGGATTTCATGCTGGAGCGCCTGCGCGACTGGGGCGTGGAACGGGTCTATGGCTACAGCGGCGAAGGCATCGGCGGTATTCTCAGCGCGGTCGAACGCGCCGATGGCGACGGCCCGGACTTCATCCAGCCCCGGCACGAGGAGGAGGCCGCCTTCATGGCCTGCGCCCACGCCAAGTACACTGGCGAGGTGGGCGTCTGCATGTCGACCAGCGGACCGGGCGCCATCCATCTGCTGAACGGTCTCTACGACGCGAAGCTGGACCATCAGCCGGTCGTCGCCATCGTCGGACAGCAGCCGCGGCCCGCCCTGGGCGGCGACTTCCTGCAGGAGGTGGACCTGCCGGCGCTGTTCAAGGATGTGGCCCATGAATACGTCCACATGTGCGCGTCGCCTGAGCAGATACGTCACCTGCTGGATCGCGCATTCCGAATCGCGAAGGGCTATAGGACGGTCACCGCGCTGATCGTGCCCGTCGATGTGCAGGAAGCGGATGCGGTGGAGGAGCCGCCGCGCGCGCACGGCACGATGCACAGCGGGGCCGGCTACACGCCTGGTGTCGTCACGCCGGACCAGGCGCAGCTGGAACGCGCAGCGGCGGTTCTCAACGAGGGCGAGAAGGTGGCGATGTTCGTCGGCGCGGGCGCGCTCGGCGCGGGCGACGAGGTCATGGAGATTGCGGATATCCTGGGCGCCGGCGTCGCCAAGGCGCTGCTCGGCCGCGCCGCCGTCGGCGACGACGAACCGGGCGTGACCGGTCAGTCGGGGCTGCTTGGAACCAAGCCTTCCTGGGAACTGGTCCGTGACTGCGACACCTTCTTCATGATCGGCTCCGGCTTTCCCTATGCCCAGTTCCTGCCCAAGGAAGGCCACGCGCGCGGGGTGCAGATCGATATCGATCCGGCCATGCTGTCCCTGCGCTACCCGATGGAGGTCAACCTTCAGGGCGATGCGGGTACGACGCTTCGGGCGCTGAAGCCCCTGCTGCAACGCAAGACCGACCGCAAATGGCGCAGGAAGGTCGAGGACAACATCGACGACTGGTGGAAGGGCGCGGAGAAGCGGGCGCACCAGAAGGCCGACCCGGTGGACCCCCAACTGCTGTTCTGGGAGCTGTCGTCCAGATTGCCGGACGACGTGATCCTGTCGGCCGATTCGGGCACCTCGACCAACTGGTTTGCGCGCGCGCTGAAGGTGCGGCGCGGCATGAAGGCATCGCTGTCGGGCACGCTGGCCACCATGTGTCCGGCTGTCCCCTACACGTCGGCGGCGAAGTTCTGCTATCCGGATCGGCCGGCGATCGGCTTCATCGGCGACGGGGCGATGCAGATGCTGGGTCTCAATGCCTTGATCACCATCGCCCGGTACTGGCGGCAATGGGAAGACCCGCGCACCATCATCTGCGTGCTCAACAATGGCGATCTCAACCAGGTCACATGGGAACTGCGCGCGCAGGCGAAGACCCCGAAGGTCGAGGAAACACAGGACGTCCCCGCGTTCGACTACGCTCACTATGCCGGGACGCTGGGACTGAAGGGCATCCGCATAGAGAAGCCGGAGGACATTGCGCCGGCGTGGGATTCGGCGCTGGCCGCCGACCGGCCGGTGGTGATCGACGCCCTGGTCGATCCCACGGTGCCGACTCTGCCGTCCCACATCACCCGGAGCCAGGCGAAGAGCTACGTCAGGGCGCTGATGAAAGGCGACCCGGAAGCCCGCGCCATCATCTGGCACAGCCTTGAGCGCGGGCTGACGCGTTAG
- a CDS encoding MarR family winged helix-turn-helix transcriptional regulator, which yields MNTASRHRTDDSLIALHRIVRATELYSRDLAQAAGLTPTQLRVLQIVDSQDSATPKALAQQMRVSQATVTSLVDKLVAHGMVRRLPSQADRRQTHIVSTPIGHERLQQAAGALPQRFVRAFQALADWEQAQLVASLERVAAMLDAVEIEEAPLPANGEIHRQSA from the coding sequence ATGAACACCGCATCCCGCCACAGAACAGATGACAGCCTGATCGCCCTGCACCGTATCGTGCGCGCGACGGAGCTGTATTCCCGCGATCTGGCGCAGGCCGCCGGGCTGACACCGACGCAGCTCCGCGTCCTTCAGATCGTCGACAGCCAGGACAGCGCTACGCCCAAGGCCCTGGCGCAGCAGATGCGGGTCAGCCAGGCGACAGTGACATCTCTGGTGGACAAGCTGGTGGCGCACGGCATGGTCCGGCGTCTGCCGTCGCAGGCCGACCGGCGGCAGACCCACATCGTCAGCACGCCGATCGGCCATGAGCGCCTGCAGCAGGCCGCGGGCGCCCTGCCGCAACGCTTCGTGCGCGCCTTCCAGGCTCTCGCGGACTGGGAACAGGCCCAGCTGGTCGCCTCGCTCGAGCGCGTCGCCGCGATGCTCGACGCCGTCGAGATCGAAGAGGCGCCGCTGCCCGCCAATGGCGAGATTCACCGCCAATCGGCCTGA
- a CDS encoding ectoine synthase, with translation MIIRDFNELKGTDRAVSDKDWTSVRMLLADDGMGFSFHITTLKAGSEHTFHYKHHFESVYCISGRGSITDLGTGETHQIKPGVMYALNLHDHHTVRAEEDLVMACCFNPPVTGKEVHREDGSYAPADEFAK, from the coding sequence ATGATCATCAGGGATTTCAATGAGCTGAAGGGCACCGACAGGGCCGTCTCCGACAAGGACTGGACGTCCGTGCGGATGCTGCTGGCCGACGACGGGATGGGATTTTCGTTCCACATCACGACGCTGAAGGCCGGCTCGGAGCATACCTTTCACTACAAGCACCACTTCGAGAGCGTCTACTGCATCTCGGGCCGCGGCTCGATCACGGATCTCGGGACCGGCGAAACCCACCAGATCAAGCCGGGCGTGATGTATGCGCTCAACCTGCACGACCACCACACCGTCCGCGCCGAGGAAGACCTCGTCATGGCCTGCTGCTTCAACCCGCCGGTGACGGGCAAGGAAGTGCATCGCGAAGACGGTTCCTATGCGCCGGCAGACGAATTCGCAAAGTAG
- the ectA gene encoding diaminobutyrate acetyltransferase gives MPEIIGDEPKSKPRTRAPRLRKPDAKDGAEIWALVRDCKPLDENSMYCNLIQADHFRDTCVVAELDGDVVGWISGHMIPNEDAFFVWQVAVSPKARGLGLGKKMLLHLLERDACADAAELKTTITEDNDASWALFRSFARAIGGELTDEPHFDEEAHFDGRHDTEHMVTITLPEEFDLKQAA, from the coding sequence ATGCCCGAGATCATCGGAGACGAACCCAAATCCAAACCTCGAACTCGTGCGCCCCGTCTGCGCAAACCTGATGCGAAAGACGGGGCGGAAATCTGGGCGCTTGTGCGTGATTGCAAGCCGCTGGACGAGAACTCGATGTACTGCAATCTGATCCAGGCCGATCATTTCCGCGACACGTGCGTGGTGGCGGAACTCGACGGCGACGTCGTCGGCTGGATATCGGGACACATGATTCCCAACGAAGACGCGTTCTTCGTCTGGCAGGTGGCGGTGAGTCCGAAGGCCCGCGGCCTCGGTCTCGGCAAGAAGATGCTGCTGCACCTGCTGGAGCGCGACGCCTGCGCCGACGCGGCAGAGCTCAAGACGACGATCACCGAAGACAACGACGCTTCCTGGGCGCTGTTCCGCAGTTTCGCCCGCGCGATCGGCGGCGAACTCACCGATGAGCCGCATTTCGACGAAGAGGCGCACTTCGACGGTCGCCACGACACCGAGCACATGGTGACGATCACCCTGCCCGAGGAATTCGATCTCAAGCAGGCGGCCTGA